In Silene latifolia isolate original U9 population chromosome X, ASM4854445v1, whole genome shotgun sequence, the following proteins share a genomic window:
- the LOC141623822 gene encoding protein EI24 homolog isoform X1 translates to MASNNGGGILLRRIVEKLIKGSSLWLYGFKEACSLHKPLILCYRSRDLFIRTAQCFLFNGFIFLGSVSIMKSFLIPMLQSILPDECPHMIVQQVWQCGAIRQLYSTERSFLENLIYLCWFFPVYVFSFVLSTIWYNDIARHGFVAMGKYKASAPKGTGGKDAPTSASDKPGGFGGVMIGIGEQSYSLLLLSFFLLEACAAGFIPYIGRAIKFLLLCWMYGYYSFEYKWNLSEVTLDRRLDFFETNWAFFAGFGTPCALAIFSFPTLESSAVMATLFPLFVLTATGSDADHLIRSPRKQWLGAGLARVPIFCAADTLSMKVLSFLPFRQEQQEAVDKAL, encoded by the exons ATGGCAAGTAATAATGGAGGAGGAATATTGTTGAGAAGAATAGTCGAAAAATTGATAAAAGGATCTTCGTTatggttgtatggtttcaaggAAGCATGCTCTCTCCACAAGCCCCTCATTTTGTGTTACAG GTCCAGGGACCTCTTCATTCGGACTGCTCAATGCTTCCTCTTCAACGGATTCATTTTTCTCGGCAG TGTATCTATAATGAAATCGTTTCTCATTCCGATGTTGCAATCAATATTGCCAGATGAGTGTCCACATATGATAGTTCAACAAGTATGGCAATGTGGAGCAATTCGTCAACTCTACTCAACTGAGCGTAGCTTTCTTGAAAATCTCATCTAT TTATGCTGGTTCTTTCCGGTCTACGTATTCAGCTTTGTTCTCAGTACTATATG GTACAATGATATAGCTCGACATGGGTTCGTTGCTATGGGGAAGTATAAGGCTTCAGCACCAAAAGGCACAGGTGGAAAGGATGCACCAACTTCTGCTTCAGATAAGCCTGGTGGCTTTGGAGG GGTCATGATTGGAATAGGGGAGCAAAGTTACTCACTACTCCTTCTGAGCTTTTTTCTCCTGGAG GCTTGTGCTGCGGGTTTCATACCCTACATTGGGCGAGCTATTAAATTCTTGCTTCTTTGTTGGATGTATGGATATTACAGTTTTGA ATATAAATGGAATCTTTCTGAGGTGACTCTTGACAGGAGGCTGGATTTTTTTGAAACTAATTGGGCATTTTTTGCTGGTTTTG GAACTCCATGTGCATTGGCCATTTTCTCATTCCCCACTCTGGAGAGCTCGGCGGTCATGGCAACACTTTTTCCTTTG TTTGTTTTGACAGCAACTGGATCAGATGCTGATCATCTTATACGGTCTCCAAGGAAGCAGTGGCTTGGTGCAGGATTGGCTAGAGTTCCTATATTTTGTGCTGCTGATACTCTCTC GATGAAGGTCTTGTCTTTTCTCCCGTTTAGACAGGAGCAGCAGGAAGCAGTAGATAAGGCACTCTAA
- the LOC141623822 gene encoding protein EI24 homolog isoform X3, which yields MVSRKHALSTSPSFCVTGPGTSSFGLLNASSSTDSFFSADECPHMIVQQVWQCGAIRQLYSTERSFLENLIYLCWFFPVYVFSFVLSTIWYNDIARHGFVAMGKYKASAPKGTGGKDAPTSASDKPGGFGGVMIGIGEQSYSLLLLSFFLLEACAAGFIPYIGRAIKFLLLCWMYGYYSFEYKWNLSEVTLDRRLDFFETNWAFFAGFGTPCALAIFSFPTLESSAVMATLFPLFVLTATGSDADHLIRSPRKQWLGAGLARVPIFCAADTLSMKVLSFLPFRQEQQEAVDKAL from the exons atggtttcaaggAAGCATGCTCTCTCCACAAGCCCCTCATTTTGTGTTACAG GTCCAGGGACCTCTTCATTCGGACTGCTCAATGCTTCCTCTTCAACGGATTCATTTTTCTCGGCAG ATGAGTGTCCACATATGATAGTTCAACAAGTATGGCAATGTGGAGCAATTCGTCAACTCTACTCAACTGAGCGTAGCTTTCTTGAAAATCTCATCTAT TTATGCTGGTTCTTTCCGGTCTACGTATTCAGCTTTGTTCTCAGTACTATATG GTACAATGATATAGCTCGACATGGGTTCGTTGCTATGGGGAAGTATAAGGCTTCAGCACCAAAAGGCACAGGTGGAAAGGATGCACCAACTTCTGCTTCAGATAAGCCTGGTGGCTTTGGAGG GGTCATGATTGGAATAGGGGAGCAAAGTTACTCACTACTCCTTCTGAGCTTTTTTCTCCTGGAG GCTTGTGCTGCGGGTTTCATACCCTACATTGGGCGAGCTATTAAATTCTTGCTTCTTTGTTGGATGTATGGATATTACAGTTTTGA ATATAAATGGAATCTTTCTGAGGTGACTCTTGACAGGAGGCTGGATTTTTTTGAAACTAATTGGGCATTTTTTGCTGGTTTTG GAACTCCATGTGCATTGGCCATTTTCTCATTCCCCACTCTGGAGAGCTCGGCGGTCATGGCAACACTTTTTCCTTTG TTTGTTTTGACAGCAACTGGATCAGATGCTGATCATCTTATACGGTCTCCAAGGAAGCAGTGGCTTGGTGCAGGATTGGCTAGAGTTCCTATATTTTGTGCTGCTGATACTCTCTC GATGAAGGTCTTGTCTTTTCTCCCGTTTAGACAGGAGCAGCAGGAAGCAGTAGATAAGGCACTCTAA
- the LOC141623822 gene encoding protein EI24 homolog isoform X2, which produces MASNNGGGILLRRIVEKLIKGSSLWLYGFKEACSLHKPLILCYRSRDLFIRTAQCFLFNGFIFLDECPHMIVQQVWQCGAIRQLYSTERSFLENLIYLCWFFPVYVFSFVLSTIWYNDIARHGFVAMGKYKASAPKGTGGKDAPTSASDKPGGFGGVMIGIGEQSYSLLLLSFFLLEACAAGFIPYIGRAIKFLLLCWMYGYYSFEYKWNLSEVTLDRRLDFFETNWAFFAGFGTPCALAIFSFPTLESSAVMATLFPLFVLTATGSDADHLIRSPRKQWLGAGLARVPIFCAADTLSMKVLSFLPFRQEQQEAVDKAL; this is translated from the exons ATGGCAAGTAATAATGGAGGAGGAATATTGTTGAGAAGAATAGTCGAAAAATTGATAAAAGGATCTTCGTTatggttgtatggtttcaaggAAGCATGCTCTCTCCACAAGCCCCTCATTTTGTGTTACAG GTCCAGGGACCTCTTCATTCGGACTGCTCAATGCTTCCTCTTCAACGGATTCATTTTTCTCG ATGAGTGTCCACATATGATAGTTCAACAAGTATGGCAATGTGGAGCAATTCGTCAACTCTACTCAACTGAGCGTAGCTTTCTTGAAAATCTCATCTAT TTATGCTGGTTCTTTCCGGTCTACGTATTCAGCTTTGTTCTCAGTACTATATG GTACAATGATATAGCTCGACATGGGTTCGTTGCTATGGGGAAGTATAAGGCTTCAGCACCAAAAGGCACAGGTGGAAAGGATGCACCAACTTCTGCTTCAGATAAGCCTGGTGGCTTTGGAGG GGTCATGATTGGAATAGGGGAGCAAAGTTACTCACTACTCCTTCTGAGCTTTTTTCTCCTGGAG GCTTGTGCTGCGGGTTTCATACCCTACATTGGGCGAGCTATTAAATTCTTGCTTCTTTGTTGGATGTATGGATATTACAGTTTTGA ATATAAATGGAATCTTTCTGAGGTGACTCTTGACAGGAGGCTGGATTTTTTTGAAACTAATTGGGCATTTTTTGCTGGTTTTG GAACTCCATGTGCATTGGCCATTTTCTCATTCCCCACTCTGGAGAGCTCGGCGGTCATGGCAACACTTTTTCCTTTG TTTGTTTTGACAGCAACTGGATCAGATGCTGATCATCTTATACGGTCTCCAAGGAAGCAGTGGCTTGGTGCAGGATTGGCTAGAGTTCCTATATTTTGTGCTGCTGATACTCTCTC GATGAAGGTCTTGTCTTTTCTCCCGTTTAGACAGGAGCAGCAGGAAGCAGTAGATAAGGCACTCTAA